Genomic segment of Streptomyces zhihengii:
GGATTCCCGGGCTCCGACGCTAATCGGGGCCGCGTCCGAATTCGAACGCGTAATCCTCATTTCGCAAACGCGCACGGAAAGACGGGCGACAGAAAAACGTCGCTCGCTCGGAGTGGTTCTTGCGGAATGGCCGCCCGGGGCCGACCGGAGTCGGTGCTCACGTCGGGCAACTCGGAGAACACTACGGATCGGGCATCAGCGTGTCAACCTCGTGCCTCGCCGGGCCCCCGGGAGTAGTCTGGCTCCCATGACATCGCGTACGTGCCGCACCTTCTGGTGGGCCGCCTGACTCGGCGGCCCGCACTGACGTACGCACTCAACGGCCGCCGCCTCGGCGGCCGTTCGCATGTCTCCCCCGGGAGTCGGCCCGCCGGGACCGGTGGCTCCGATCAGGCCCGAGGGTCGTCCACGACGATCCTGCGGTCCGGGAACCGGAGAGGGACATGACGAGAACCTTCAGCGGGATCAAGCCGACGGGGCATCTGACCCTGGGCAACTACCTGGGCGCGATGCGGCGGTGGGCCGAGGTGGACCAGCACCGTACGGACGCGCTGTTCTGCGTGGTCGACCTCCACGCGCTCACGGTCGAGCACGATCCGGCACGGGTCCGCAGACTCACCCGGCAGGCGGCCACGCTGATGCTGGCGGCGGGGCTCGACCCGGAGCTGTGCACCGTCTTCGTGCAGAGCCATGTCGACGAGCACGCCCGCCTGTCCTACCTGCTGGAGTGCACCGCCACCGACGGCGAGCTGCGGCGGATGATCCAGTACAAGGAGAAGGGGGCACGGGCGCAGGCCGAGGGACAGAGCGTGCGGCTGTCCCTGCTGACGTATCCGGTGCTGATGGCCGCCGACATCCTGGCCTACTCGGCGGACGAGGTGCCGGTGGGCGACGACCAGCGGCAGCACGTCGAGCTGACCCGCGACCTGGCCGTGCGGTTCAACCAGCGCTACGGCCACACCTTCACCGTGCCGAAGGCGACGCA
This window contains:
- the trpS gene encoding tryptophan--tRNA ligase, yielding MTRTFSGIKPTGHLTLGNYLGAMRRWAEVDQHRTDALFCVVDLHALTVEHDPARVRRLTRQAATLMLAAGLDPELCTVFVQSHVDEHARLSYLLECTATDGELRRMIQYKEKGARAQAEGQSVRLSLLTYPVLMAADILAYSADEVPVGDDQRQHVELTRDLAVRFNQRYGHTFTVPKATHPPVAARVMDLQDPGSKMGKSHASSAGIVYLLDDADLVRKKVMRAVTDSGTDVVLDREERPGVANLLDVLAACSGGDPAGLAATYTSYGALKKDTAEAVVEVLAPIRKRHAEFAADQGYVDEVLKRGALRAREMARPLVDRAYRAIGLLPPA